Proteins encoded by one window of Pempheris klunzingeri isolate RE-2024b chromosome 14, fPemKlu1.hap1, whole genome shotgun sequence:
- the sms gene encoding spermine synthase, with amino-acid sequence MALRHYTLDFSLSTAADSASTVPGLLSIFHEQEMTETVHDTHGHGYLATLVGKNGWLAILRVHSHGLVTIDLQCYEEDNIAQLNNLLNALEMKLKVLLNGNITRIKRLPALVRGAKVDRYWPTADGRLIEYDIDRVVYEEDSAYQNIKILHSQQFGNILVLNGDVNLAESDFAYTQAIIGNGKENYAGKEVLILGGGDGGILAEVVKQKPKMITIVYIDQKVIDGCKTHMRETCGNILDNLKGDCYQILVEDCVPVLKKYVQEGRMFDYVINDLTAVPISTEPEEDSTWEFLRLILDLSIKVLHPTGKYFTQGNSVNLTEALNLYEEQLAKLSCPVEFSKEVVCVPSYLELWVFYTVWKK; translated from the exons ATGGCACTGCGACATTATACCCTCGACTTCAGCCTCTCTACGGCAG CTGACTCTGCTTCGACAGTTCCTGGACTGCTGTCCATATTTCACGAGCAGGAAATGACAGAGACTGTTCATGACACACATGGGCATGGATACCTTGCTACTCTTGTTGGCAAGAATGGCTG GCTTGCTATTCTGCGTGTGCACTCCCATGGGTTGGTCACCATTGACCTGCAGTGTTATGAAGAGGATAACATTGCACAGCTAAACAAT CTTTTAAATGCACTGGAAATGAAGCTGAAGGTTCTCTTAAATGGCAATATTACGAGGATTAAAAG GCTCCCAGCCCTCGTACGAGGAGCAAAAGTCGACCGATACTGGCCCACAGCTGACGGCAGACTGATTGAGTATGACATTGACCGGGTGGTGTACGAAGAAGATTCTGCAtaccaaaacataaaaatattgcaCTCGCAGCAGTTTGGAAATATCCTAGTACTCAACGGAGACGTTA ACTTGGCAGAGAGTGACTTTGCCTACACTCAAGCCATCATAGGTAACGGAAAGGAGAATTATGCTGGAAAAGAGGTGCTGATATtaggaggaggtgatggaggcATCCTTGCAGAGGTGGTCAAACAAAAGCCAAAGATGATCACCAT TGTGTACATCGACCAGAAGGTGATAGACGGGTGCAAAACTCACATGAGAGAGACGTGCGGCAACATCCTTGACAACCTGAAGGGAGACTGTTACCAA ATACTAGTTGAGGACTGTGTGCCCGTGCTGAAGAAGTACGTCCAGGAAGGAAGGATGTTTGATTACGTAATTAATGACCTCACTGCAGTCCCAATATCGACAGAGCCAGAAGaag ACTCTACGTGGGAGTTCCTGCGTCTCATCTTAGATCTGTCAATAAAAGTCCTGCATCCTACAGGGAAATATTTCACACAG GGTAACAGCGTGAATCTGACAGAGGCACTGAATCTGTATGAGGAGCAGCTGGCAAAGCTCTCGTGTCCCGTGGAGTTCTCCAaagaggtggtgtgtgtgccCTCCTACTTGGAGCT